One region of Hemiscyllium ocellatum isolate sHemOce1 chromosome 32, sHemOce1.pat.X.cur, whole genome shotgun sequence genomic DNA includes:
- the kpnb1 gene encoding importin subunit beta-1 produces MRFVNMELITILEKTVSPDRNELEAAQKFLEQAAVENLPTFLVELSKVLANPGNSQVARIAAGLQIKNSLTSKDLDVKTQYQQRWLAIDTNARREIKTFVLQTLGTETYRPSSASQCVAGIACAEIPVVQWPELIPHLVANVTNPNSTEHMKEATLEAIGYICQDIDPEQLQDKSNEILTAIIQGMRKEEPSNNVKLAATNALLNSLEFTKANFDKESERHFIMQVVCEATQCPDTRVRVAALQNLVKIMSLYYQYMETYMGPALFAITIEAMKSDIDEVALQGIEFWSNVCDEEMDLAIEASEAAEQGRPPEHTSKFYAKGALQYLVPILTQTLTKQDENDDDDDWNPCKAAGVCLMLLATCCEDDIVPHILPFIKEHIKNPDWRYRDAAVMAFGSILEGPEPNQLKPLVVQAMSTLIDLMKDPSVVVRDTTAWTVGRICELLPEAAINDMYLTPLLQCLIEGLGVEPRVASNVCWAFSSLAEAAYEAADVADDQEEPATYCLSSSFELIVQKLLETTDRPDGHQNNLRSAAYEALMEIVKNSAKDCYPAVQKTTLVIMERLQQVLQMESHIQSTSDRIQYNDLQSLLCATLQNVLRKVQHQDALQISDVVMASLLRMFQSTAGSGGVQEDALMAVSTLVEVLGSEFLKYMDAFKPYLGIGLKNYAEYQVCLAAVGLVGDLCRALQSNMLPFCDEMMQLLLENLGNENVHRSVKPQILSVFGDIALAIAGEFKKYLDIVLDTLQQASQAQVDKTDYDMVDYLNELREGCLEAYTGIIQGLKGDQENVHPDVMLVQPRVEFILSFIDHIARDEDHTDGVVACAAGLIGDLCTAFGKDVLKLVEARPMIHELLTEGRRSKTNKTKTLATWATKELRKLKNQA; encoded by the exons CCTACCTTCTTGGTGGAACTCTCAAAAGTGCTAGCAAATCCAGGAAACAGTCAAGTTGCTCGAATTGCAGCTGGTCTACAAATCAAGAATTCCCTGACATCTAAGGATCTCGATGTCAAAACACAATACCAACAAAGGTGGCTTGCAATCGACACCAATGCCCGACGAGAAATCAAAACCTTT GTCCTGCAAACTCTGGGCACAGAGACCTACAGGCCCAGCTCAGCATCCCAATGCGTTGCAGGAATTGCATGTGCAGAGATCCCTGTTGTTCAATGGCCTGAGCTCATTCCTCACTTGGTTGCAAATGTTACAAACCCCAATAGCACTGAACATATGAAAGAGGCTACTTTGGAAGCTATTGGTTATATATGCCAGGATATA GACCCTGAGCAACTACAGGACAAATCAAATGAAATCCTGACTGCAATTATTCAAGGAATGCGGAAGGAGGAGCCCAGTAACAACGTGAAGTTGGCTGCAACAAATGCACTGTTGAACTCATTGGAATTCACCAAAGCTAATTTTGACAAAGAG TCTGAAAGGCACTTTATTATGCAAGTAGTCTGTGAAGCAACCCAGTGTCCTGATACAAGA GTCCGAGTTGCTGCCTTGCAAAACTTGGTGAAGATTATGTCCCTTTACTACCAATATATGGAAACCTACATGGGTCCTGCTCTTTTCGCT ATTACCATTGAAGCTATGAAGAGTGATATTGATGAAGTGGCCCTACAAGGAATTGAATTCTGGTCCAATGTTTGTGATGAGGAAATGGATCTTGCTATTGAAGCTTCAGAG GCTGCAGAACAGGGAAGACCACCTGAGCACACCAGCAAATTCTATGCCAAGGGAGCACTCCAGTACTTAGTACCCATTCTTACCCAGACACTGACTAAACAG GATGAAAACGATGACGATGATGACTGGAATCCATGCAAAGCTGCTGGTGTTTGTCTCATGCTGCTGGCAACGTGCTGTGAGGATGACATTGTTCCACACATACTTCCATTTATCAAGGAACATATCAAAAATCCGGACTGGAGGTACAGAGATGCAGCAGTGATGGCATTTGGCTCTATTCTGGAAGGACCTGAACCCAATCAACTGAAACCACTagtggtacag GCAATGTCTACATTGATAGACCTAATGAAGGATCCAAGTGTGGTGGTTAGGGATACTACAGCTTGGACAGTGGGTCGAATTTGTGAGTTGCTTCCTGAGGCTGCCATCAATGACATGTACTTGACTCCTCTACTGCAATGTCTCATTGAAGGTCTGGGAGTTGAACCTAGAGTGGCTTCTAATGTTTGTTGG GCTTTCTCAAGTTTAGCAGAAGCTGCTTATGAAGCTGCAGATGTGGCAGATGATCAGGAAGAACCTGCAACATATTGCTTGTCGTCATCATTTGAATTGATAGTTCAGAAGCTATTAGAAACTACTGACCG GCCTGATGGGCATCAGAATAACTTGCGGAGTGCTGCATATGAGGCACTGATGGAGATAGTCAAGAACAGCGCCAAGGACTGCTACCCAGCAGTGCAGAAAACAACTCTGGTCATCATGGAAAGGCTACAACAAGTGTTGCAAATGGAA TCTCACATTCAAAGTACCTCAGACAGAATTCAGTACAATGATCTTCAGTCTCTGCTGTGTGCTACCCTAcag AATGTATTGCGGAAGGTGCAGCATCAGGATGCACTACAGATTTCTGATGTGGTGATGGCATCACTGCTAAGGATGTTCCAGAGCACTGCTGGCTCCGGAGGTGTGCAGGAAGATGCCCTCATGGCTGTCAGCACTCTAGTTGAAG TACTAGGTTCAGAATTTTTGAAGTACATGGATGCCTTCAAACCCTATCTAGGGATTGGACTAAAGAATTATGCAGAATATCAA GTGTGTCTTGCGGCAGTGGGCCTAGTTGGAGACCTGTGCAGAGCCCTCCAATCTAATATGCTACCTTTCTGTGACGAAATGATGCAACTTTTGCTAGAGAATCTGGGG aaTGAAAACGTCCATCGATCTGTTAAGCCACAGATTCTGTCTGTGTTTGGGGATATTGCCCTTGCTATTGCAGGAGAATTTAAGAAGTATCTAGATATTGTCCTGGATACCCTCCAACAGGCGTCACAAGCTCAAGTAGACAAA ACCGATTATGATATGGTGGATTACCTGAACGAACTAAGAGAAGGTTGTCTTGAGGCATATACTGGTATTATTCAAGGTCTCAAGGGTGACCAAGAGAATGTGCATC CTGATGTGATGTTGGTGCAACCAAGAGTAGAATTCATTCTCTCTTTTATCGATCACATTGCACGAGATGAAGATCACACAGATGGGGTAGTTGCCTGTGCTGCTGGACTGATAGG AGATTTGTGTACAGCATTTGGGAAGGATGTACTGAAATTAGTTGAAGCCAGGCCTATGATTCATGAATTATTGACTGAAGGAAGACGATCAAAAACGAACAAAACTAAAACTTTGGCAACATGGGCTACTAAAGAGCTACGAAAACTGAAAAACCAAGCTTG a